One window of Stenotrophomonas indicatrix genomic DNA carries:
- a CDS encoding TetR/AcrR family transcriptional regulator, which translates to MTTQRADAAARRALILDAADHVFGQHGVTAPLDLVVERAEVGRATLYRNFPDRTALIQALLQRTVDRIRRQVEQLGGRDDALFEVFEGMAQRIVDSPALADYWRAVDSDVPAMRTARETVRDLLEAPIARAKAAGLCRPDLEKTDISLISGMLGAALRGKTRDERAQLAGRALQLLRGGLQGAASGER; encoded by the coding sequence ATGACCACCCAACGTGCCGATGCCGCTGCCCGCCGAGCCCTCATCCTCGATGCCGCCGACCATGTGTTCGGCCAACATGGCGTTACCGCGCCGCTGGACCTGGTGGTGGAGCGCGCCGAAGTCGGCCGCGCCACCCTGTACCGCAATTTCCCAGACCGTACGGCGCTGATCCAGGCGCTGCTGCAGCGCACGGTCGACCGCATCCGCCGCCAGGTCGAGCAGCTTGGCGGCCGCGACGATGCGCTGTTCGAGGTGTTCGAAGGCATGGCCCAGCGCATCGTCGATTCGCCTGCACTGGCCGATTACTGGCGCGCGGTTGATTCGGACGTGCCGGCCATGCGCACCGCACGCGAGACCGTGCGTGACCTGCTGGAAGCGCCCATCGCCCGCGCCAAGGCCGCTGGCCTGTGCCGGCCCGACCTGGAGAAGACGGATATTTCACTGATCTCGGGCATGCTGGGTGCGGCCCTGCGCGGCAAGACCCGCGATGAGCGCGCCCAGCTGGCCGGGCGTGCCCTGCAGCTGTTGCGCGGGGGACTCCAGGGAGCAGCCAGCGGGGAACGCTGA
- a CDS encoding DUF4019 domain-containing protein — translation MKRVLLLLSLLPLAALAQAPAPATPAPAPARPAPSTPAAAKPATAATPVLSAAQQAQVQKQDAEMGSAALKAAQLVDANRAGELWDGASAVARRAVPKAAFVSQLAADRTRLGALAGRGQPTITRVKYAAGAAVPEGLYINVSFPTRFANSAQPVRELVSFRFDEDQTWRLAGYSLRASAP, via the coding sequence ATGAAGCGCGTGCTCCTGCTGCTGTCCCTGTTGCCCCTGGCTGCACTGGCGCAAGCGCCTGCACCGGCCACGCCCGCGCCGGCCCCGGCGCGCCCCGCGCCGAGCACCCCGGCGGCCGCGAAACCGGCGACCGCTGCCACGCCCGTGCTGAGTGCTGCCCAGCAGGCGCAGGTGCAGAAACAGGACGCGGAAATGGGCAGCGCCGCATTGAAGGCCGCGCAACTGGTCGACGCCAATCGGGCGGGTGAGTTGTGGGACGGCGCCTCGGCTGTTGCCCGTCGCGCGGTGCCCAAGGCGGCCTTCGTCAGCCAGCTTGCGGCAGACCGCACGCGCCTGGGTGCGCTGGCCGGGCGTGGCCAGCCGACCATCACCCGCGTGAAATACGCTGCAGGTGCTGCCGTGCCCGAGGGCCTGTACATCAACGTCAGCTTCCCGACCCGTTTCGCCAACAGCGCGCAGCCGGTCCGCGAGCTGGTGTCGTTCCGCTTCGACGAAGACCAGACCTGGCGCCTGGCCGGTTACAGCCTGCGTGCGTCGGCACCCTGA
- a CDS encoding TonB-dependent receptor: protein MPSHHPRFKPHSLALALAALLPSVAFAASDDDSHRDRHLTELSSVQVTASPLQGDAESLARPVEVLAGERLDEQKAGTLGDTVAKLPGVQSTFFGPGVGRPIIRGQEGPRVAVLSNGMGNMDASTVSADHATSIEPFLADQIEVLKGPATLLFGSGAIGGAVNVVDGRIARELPDRPLSGRAELRGNSVNDERSGMFRLDGVSGNVVLHVDGLVRNGDDFRIPGYAVIDGLEEHHDDHDHAGEEGEEPRRGRLDNSSIRTRAGGVGATWLGEGGYFGVSASTYRTNYGIPNGAHVHADGDDHDHGHDHDHGEEEEGEEHDVRIDMVQNRFETKAGIYNPVSFLKNVNARVAYTDYEHVELEAGTPSTRFTNRGIEGRLEAVQQQIGGWDGAFGLQVGNSDFGAKGEEAFVPDTGTKNIGVFVLQEKQFGPFKLELGGRHDQVKLDPTGDYQRRKFDATNLSAAGIWKLNDAVDLRIGVDSSERAPTNEELYAAGAHIATRSLEIGDANLKTERGQRIELGIHTHSERLDFSAAIYQTKFKDFIYLADTGVTESLPVRAWTQQDAVFKGAEAEALVHLFEGGAGDWDLRVFGDYVQAKLDGNGSRTLDIAVPHGDHNHNYSVELANTGYLPRIAPARVGADLRWAKDGWRASVGAVRYSRQKDVAQNEEPSNGYTLVDAHLAYRWDRSDSNSYELFLDGSNLTNREVRPHTSLLKDYSPLPGRGVAFGIRAFF from the coding sequence ATGCCCTCCCACCACCCTCGTTTCAAGCCGCATTCCCTGGCCCTGGCGCTTGCTGCACTGCTGCCCTCCGTCGCCTTTGCGGCCTCCGACGATGATTCGCATCGTGACCGCCACCTGACCGAACTGTCCTCGGTGCAGGTCACGGCATCGCCGCTGCAGGGTGATGCCGAATCGCTGGCGCGCCCGGTTGAAGTGCTGGCCGGTGAGCGCTTGGACGAGCAGAAGGCCGGCACCCTCGGCGACACCGTCGCCAAGCTGCCCGGCGTGCAGAGCACCTTCTTCGGCCCCGGTGTCGGCCGCCCGATCATCCGCGGCCAGGAAGGCCCGCGCGTGGCCGTGCTGTCCAACGGCATGGGCAACATGGATGCCTCCACCGTCAGCGCCGACCACGCCACCAGCATCGAGCCGTTCCTGGCCGACCAGATCGAAGTGCTGAAAGGCCCTGCGACCCTGTTGTTCGGCAGCGGCGCGATCGGCGGCGCAGTGAACGTGGTCGATGGCCGCATCGCGCGCGAACTGCCGGACCGTCCGCTCAGCGGCCGCGCCGAACTGCGCGGCAACTCGGTCAACGACGAGCGCAGCGGCATGTTCCGCCTTGACGGCGTGAGCGGCAACGTCGTGCTGCATGTGGATGGCCTGGTCCGCAACGGCGACGACTTCCGCATACCCGGCTACGCGGTGATCGACGGCCTGGAAGAGCATCACGATGACCACGACCACGCGGGCGAGGAAGGCGAAGAGCCGCGTCGCGGCCGCCTGGACAACAGTTCCATCCGGACCCGCGCCGGCGGCGTCGGCGCCACCTGGCTGGGCGAAGGTGGCTACTTCGGCGTCTCTGCCAGCACCTACCGCACCAACTACGGCATTCCCAACGGCGCCCATGTGCACGCCGACGGCGATGACCACGACCATGGTCACGACCATGACCATGGCGAGGAGGAGGAAGGTGAAGAGCATGACGTGCGCATCGACATGGTGCAGAACCGCTTCGAGACCAAGGCCGGTATCTACAACCCGGTGTCGTTCCTGAAGAACGTCAACGCGCGCGTGGCCTACACCGACTACGAACACGTGGAACTGGAAGCCGGCACGCCGTCCACGCGCTTCACCAACCGCGGCATCGAAGGCCGCCTGGAAGCGGTGCAGCAGCAGATCGGCGGCTGGGACGGCGCCTTCGGCCTGCAGGTCGGCAACAGCGATTTCGGCGCAAAGGGTGAAGAAGCCTTCGTGCCGGATACCGGCACCAAGAACATCGGCGTGTTCGTGCTGCAGGAAAAGCAGTTCGGCCCGTTCAAGCTGGAACTGGGCGGTCGCCACGACCAGGTCAAGCTGGACCCGACCGGCGACTACCAGCGCCGTAAGTTCGATGCCACCAACCTGTCGGCCGCCGGCATCTGGAAGCTCAACGATGCCGTCGACCTGCGCATCGGCGTGGACAGCTCCGAGCGCGCGCCGACCAATGAAGAGCTGTACGCCGCCGGTGCACACATCGCCACCCGTTCGCTGGAAATCGGTGATGCCAACCTGAAGACCGAGCGCGGCCAGCGCATCGAACTGGGCATCCACACCCACAGCGAACGCCTCGATTTCTCCGCCGCGATCTATCAGACCAAGTTCAAGGACTTCATCTACCTGGCTGACACCGGCGTGACCGAGAGCCTGCCGGTGCGTGCCTGGACCCAGCAGGACGCGGTGTTCAAGGGCGCCGAGGCCGAAGCGCTGGTGCACCTGTTCGAAGGCGGTGCCGGCGATTGGGACCTGCGCGTGTTCGGCGACTACGTGCAGGCCAAGCTGGACGGCAACGGCAGCCGTACTCTGGACATCGCCGTGCCACACGGTGACCACAACCACAACTACAGCGTGGAACTGGCCAACACCGGTTACCTGCCGCGCATCGCCCCGGCCCGTGTCGGCGCCGACCTGCGCTGGGCGAAGGACGGCTGGCGTGCCTCGGTCGGTGCGGTGCGTTACAGCCGGCAGAAGGACGTTGCGCAGAACGAGGAGCCGAGCAACGGCTACACCCTGGTCGACGCGCACCTGGCCTACCGCTGGGACCGCAGCGACAGCAACAGCTACGAGCTGTTCCTGGACGGCAGCAACCTGACCAACCGCGAAGTGCGTCCGCACACCTCGCTGTTGAAGGATTACTCGCCGCTGCCGGGTCGTGGTGTCGCTTTCGGGATCCGCGCGTTCTTCTGA
- a CDS encoding 30S ribosomal protein THX yields MGKGDRKTAKGKRYNASYGNARSHTASKVAVGAAAPVAKKTVAKAPAKKAVAKKAVAKAG; encoded by the coding sequence ATGGGTAAGGGTGACCGCAAGACCGCCAAGGGCAAGCGCTACAACGCCAGCTACGGCAACGCCCGTTCGCACACCGCGAGCAAGGTCGCTGTAGGCGCCGCCGCCCCGGTTGCCAAGAAGACCGTGGCCAAGGCTCCGGCGAAGAAGGCTGTGGCCAAGAAGGCAGTGGCCAAGGCCGGCTGA
- a CDS encoding AlkA N-terminal domain-containing protein codes for MDTALALDTAACDRARLARDARFDGVFFTAVRSTGIYCRPVCPAPPPKPRNITYYPTAAAAASAGYRPCLRCRPELAPLAQQALAGQAVQRALALIHAGFLQDQPVADLAGKIGLSARQLQRLFVERLGATPGQIHATHRLLLAKQLLTETTLPVTDVALAAGYNSLRRFNTAFLQGCGMAPTVLRRQHHPLAADDGGLVLRLGYRPPLDFPRMLSFLRKRSLPGIELIGEDSYQRVLGTAERPTLLRVTADPKRPELRLQLGAVDPRLIPDIVRRVRRVFDLDADLQQVHAALGNEPLLARGIDERPGLRVPGGWDGFEVGVRAVLGQQVSVAAATTFARRLVDAYGAHLPGMPSEFDRQFPAPDVLAEAPLESIGLPRSRAATVRALAAACASGQLDFGPGQALEDFVARCVALPGIGPWTAQYIALRGLGQPDAFPAGDLVLQQVLGHAQGQRLSERATEARSQSWRPWRAYAVLHLWHLSGTFVGEPS; via the coding sequence ATGGATACCGCACTCGCCCTCGACACTGCCGCCTGCGATCGCGCCCGCCTGGCCCGTGATGCGCGCTTCGACGGCGTGTTCTTCACCGCCGTGCGCAGCACCGGCATCTACTGCCGGCCAGTGTGCCCGGCGCCGCCACCGAAGCCGCGCAACATCACCTATTACCCCACGGCTGCTGCCGCCGCTTCGGCCGGCTATCGTCCCTGCCTGCGCTGCCGACCCGAACTGGCCCCGCTGGCACAACAGGCGCTGGCCGGACAGGCCGTGCAGCGCGCCCTCGCTTTGATCCATGCGGGCTTCCTGCAGGACCAGCCGGTGGCCGACCTGGCTGGGAAGATCGGCCTCAGCGCACGCCAGCTGCAACGCCTGTTCGTCGAACGGTTGGGGGCAACGCCAGGCCAGATCCACGCAACCCATCGCCTGCTGCTGGCCAAGCAGCTGCTGACCGAAACCACGCTGCCGGTGACCGATGTGGCGCTGGCCGCCGGTTACAACAGCCTGCGCCGCTTCAACACGGCATTCCTGCAGGGCTGCGGTATGGCGCCTACTGTACTGCGCCGCCAACACCATCCACTGGCCGCCGACGATGGCGGGCTGGTGCTGCGCCTGGGCTATCGACCGCCGCTGGATTTCCCGCGGATGCTGTCGTTCCTGCGCAAGCGCAGCCTGCCCGGCATCGAGCTGATCGGTGAAGACAGTTACCAGCGCGTACTGGGCACAGCCGAGCGCCCCACGCTACTGCGGGTCACCGCCGACCCGAAGCGGCCCGAGCTGCGCCTGCAGCTGGGCGCGGTCGACCCGCGCCTGATTCCGGACATCGTGCGCCGCGTGCGTCGCGTGTTCGACCTGGACGCCGACCTGCAGCAGGTGCACGCAGCACTGGGCAATGAACCCCTGCTGGCACGAGGCATTGACGAGCGCCCCGGCCTGCGCGTACCAGGCGGCTGGGACGGCTTCGAGGTGGGCGTACGCGCGGTGCTGGGCCAACAGGTCAGCGTGGCGGCGGCAACCACGTTCGCGCGCCGGCTGGTCGATGCCTACGGTGCGCACCTGCCCGGCATGCCGTCTGAATTCGACCGTCAATTTCCAGCACCGGACGTGCTTGCCGAAGCCCCACTGGAATCGATCGGCCTGCCACGCAGCCGCGCCGCCACCGTGCGCGCCCTCGCTGCGGCCTGCGCCAGCGGCCAGCTGGACTTCGGGCCGGGCCAGGCACTGGAGGATTTCGTCGCGCGCTGCGTGGCACTGCCTGGCATCGGCCCGTGGACGGCGCAGTACATTGCCCTGCGCGGGCTCGGCCAGCCTGATGCCTTCCCCGCCGGTGATCTGGTGTTGCAGCAGGTGCTGGGCCACGCACAGGGCCAGCGCCTCAGCGAACGCGCCACCGAAGCGCGTTCGCAATCGTGGCGCCCATGGCGCGCCTATGCCGTGCTGCATCTGTGGCACCTGTCCGGCACTTTCGTTGGAGAACCCTCATGA
- a CDS encoding RNA-binding S4 domain-containing protein, producing the protein MQILEFDLDGDYVELKQLLKLADLVTSGGEAKMVISEGLVLVDGEVELRKACKIRAGQVVEFNDSQIRVLAAV; encoded by the coding sequence ATGCAGATCCTCGAATTCGACCTCGACGGCGACTACGTCGAACTCAAGCAGTTGCTGAAGCTGGCCGACCTGGTCACCAGCGGCGGCGAGGCCAAGATGGTCATCAGCGAAGGCCTAGTGCTGGTCGATGGCGAGGTCGAGCTGCGCAAGGCCTGCAAGATCCGCGCAGGCCAGGTGGTCGAGTTCAACGACAGCCAGATCCGGGTGCTGGCCGCCGTTTGA
- a CDS encoding MAPEG family protein translates to MATELTMLAWAMLLGFVYIFAASTVVTRERGMKWNASARDDSSKPLSPLAGRLQRAQSNFFETFPFFAAAAIAVVVAGRGSDTTALAAQIYFWARVVYLPLYAAGVPYVRSLVWLVSIVAILALVCALL, encoded by the coding sequence ATGGCAACTGAACTGACGATGCTGGCGTGGGCGATGCTGCTGGGTTTCGTCTACATCTTCGCCGCCTCCACTGTGGTCACCCGCGAGCGCGGGATGAAATGGAACGCCTCGGCACGCGACGACTCGTCCAAGCCGCTGAGCCCGCTGGCAGGCAGGCTGCAGCGGGCGCAATCCAACTTCTTCGAGACCTTCCCGTTCTTCGCCGCCGCTGCGATTGCGGTGGTGGTGGCCGGGCGGGGCAGCGACACCACCGCGCTGGCGGCACAGATCTACTTCTGGGCACGTGTGGTGTACCTGCCGCTGTATGCGGCCGGCGTGCCCTATGTGCGCAGCCTGGTCTGGCTGGTATCCATCGTGGCAATCCTGGCGCTGGTGTGCGCGCTGCTGTGA
- a CDS encoding methylated-DNA--[protein]-cysteine S-methyltransferase, with product MNLLFDRFDTPIGELTIAGDENGLAHVLFPENRHPARGREHWHYAPGALPEAREQLLQYLHGERSGFDLALAPHGTPFQLRVWHALALIPFGQTWSYLQLAQQLGQPTATRAVGAANGRNPLPIVLPCHRVIGSNGTLTGFGGGLETKAALLRLEQRQAPLFA from the coding sequence ATGAACCTGTTGTTCGATCGCTTCGACACACCGATCGGTGAACTGACCATCGCCGGGGATGAGAATGGCCTGGCCCACGTTCTGTTCCCGGAAAACCGCCATCCTGCGCGCGGCCGCGAGCACTGGCATTACGCGCCCGGCGCATTGCCGGAGGCGCGCGAACAGTTGCTGCAGTACCTGCACGGTGAGCGCAGCGGTTTCGACCTGGCGCTGGCACCGCATGGCACGCCGTTCCAGCTGCGCGTCTGGCATGCGCTGGCGTTGATTCCCTTCGGCCAGACCTGGAGCTACCTGCAGCTGGCGCAGCAGTTGGGTCAGCCTACGGCGACCCGTGCAGTCGGCGCGGCCAATGGCCGCAATCCGTTGCCGATCGTGCTGCCCTGCCATCGCGTGATCGGCAGCAACGGTACGTTGACGGGCTTCGGTGGTGGACTGGAAACCAAGGCGGCCTTGTTGCGGCTGGAGCAGCGGCAGGCGCCGTTGTTTGCATGA
- a CDS encoding SMI1/KNR4 family protein, producing MEPIAEKLRKIAVKYHLTEGQLNRSAEISAVDGLSTQLGVALPESYIEFLKTHDGGEGFIGDNYIIFWKAEEVVDFNREYEVDTYAPGIFLIASSGGGEGYGFDTLDVAMSVVRVPFIGMDRQHAISVARDIPDLFAHLAEQDDWLE from the coding sequence GTGGAGCCAATTGCAGAAAAGCTTAGGAAAATAGCTGTGAAATATCATCTAACGGAGGGGCAGCTCAATCGTTCGGCTGAAATTTCGGCTGTTGATGGTCTGTCAACACAATTGGGAGTGGCACTTCCTGAGAGTTACATTGAATTCCTTAAGACGCACGACGGTGGCGAAGGATTCATTGGCGATAACTACATAATTTTCTGGAAGGCAGAAGAGGTGGTCGATTTCAATCGTGAATATGAGGTCGATACATATGCGCCAGGCATATTTTTGATCGCTTCCAGCGGCGGAGGCGAGGGGTATGGTTTTGACACATTGGATGTAGCGATGTCGGTAGTTCGGGTTCCTTTCATAGGTATGGATCGTCAGCATGCGATCTCGGTAGCGAGGGATATTCCCGATCTGTTTGCTCATCTGGCAGAACAGGATGATTGGCTTGAATAA
- a CDS encoding ectonucleotide pyrophosphatase/phosphodiesterase: MTSVRLTCTLALLLPLAACTTTPSPSTIAAASGTSATPTSPPKLLLISIDGLRADALDRGLTPNLQRIIDGGVRARWMTPSYPSLTFPNHYTLVTGLRPDHHGIINNSMDDAALGRFALHDRTAVMTSGWWGGEPIWVGAEKVGVRTATTSWPGSEAEIQGTRPSQWRMYDAKEPLEQRAQTVLDWLSQTDADAPRLTTLYMEHVDKAGHNFGPDSRQYTDAIMQADRIIGQVLDGLQQQGLADTTNVIVVSDHGMASVPEGQVIALESMVDPSIARNVSPGQSVGFAPVAGREAEAERALLGRHAHYECWKKENLPARWHYGTHPRVPAIVCQMDEGWDALTREKIAKREHVERGSHGYDNALPSMRAVFVAHGPSFRQGLVIDGFDNVDVYPLLAHLLQVPEAANDGNAQTLQKTLR; encoded by the coding sequence ATGACATCCGTACGCCTGACCTGCACGCTGGCGCTGCTGCTGCCCCTGGCCGCCTGCACCACTACGCCTTCGCCATCGACAATCGCCGCGGCAAGCGGCACGAGCGCGACCCCGACCTCGCCGCCGAAGCTGCTGCTGATCTCCATCGACGGACTGCGCGCCGATGCGCTGGATCGCGGCCTCACCCCGAACCTGCAGCGGATCATCGACGGTGGCGTGCGTGCTCGATGGATGACGCCCTCCTATCCGTCACTCACCTTCCCCAACCACTACACGCTGGTCACCGGCCTGCGTCCGGACCACCACGGCATCATCAACAACAGCATGGACGACGCTGCGTTGGGGCGCTTCGCGCTGCACGACCGCACTGCGGTGATGACCAGCGGATGGTGGGGCGGCGAACCAATCTGGGTGGGGGCCGAGAAGGTCGGCGTGCGCACCGCCACCACGTCATGGCCCGGCAGCGAAGCCGAGATCCAGGGCACACGGCCCAGCCAGTGGCGCATGTACGATGCCAAGGAACCGCTGGAACAGCGTGCGCAGACGGTGCTCGACTGGCTGTCGCAGACCGATGCCGATGCGCCTCGCCTGACCACGCTGTACATGGAGCACGTGGACAAGGCCGGCCACAACTTTGGGCCGGACTCCAGGCAGTACACCGATGCGATCATGCAAGCCGACCGGATCATCGGCCAGGTGCTCGATGGCTTGCAACAGCAGGGCCTGGCCGATACCACCAACGTGATTGTGGTCTCCGACCATGGCATGGCGTCGGTGCCGGAGGGCCAGGTGATCGCCCTCGAATCGATGGTTGATCCCAGCATCGCGCGCAACGTCAGCCCGGGCCAGTCGGTCGGCTTCGCGCCGGTGGCGGGACGTGAGGCAGAGGCCGAGCGCGCGCTGCTCGGCCGTCATGCTCACTACGAATGCTGGAAGAAGGAAAACCTGCCGGCGCGCTGGCACTACGGCACCCATCCGCGCGTGCCGGCAATCGTCTGCCAGATGGATGAGGGCTGGGACGCGCTGACACGCGAGAAGATCGCAAAGCGCGAGCACGTCGAGCGCGGCTCGCATGGTTACGACAACGCGTTGCCGTCAATGCGCGCGGTGTTCGTGGCCCATGGCCCTTCATTCCGGCAAGGCCTGGTGATCGACGGTTTCGACAACGTCGACGTCTACCCGCTGCTGGCGCACCTGCTGCAGGTGCCGGAAGCGGCCAACGATGGCAACGCGCAGACGCTGCAGAAAACCCTGCGCTGA
- a CDS encoding MerC domain-containing protein — protein sequence MPLPSRLRHLLDRFGATGSMLCAVHCAVIPLLLAAAPSLGLSFWLSDGVEKALVVFVTLLGLFSLVWGYRRHGALRALAFLIPGLVALWAGVLYDPLHHNAVPHAVVMTLGGLLVGIAHLVNLRLNHGHVHDASCAH from the coding sequence ATGCCTTTGCCCTCACGTCTGCGCCACCTGCTCGATCGCTTCGGCGCCACCGGTTCGATGCTGTGCGCGGTGCACTGCGCGGTGATTCCGCTGCTGTTGGCCGCTGCCCCCTCGCTGGGTCTGTCTTTCTGGCTCAGTGATGGTGTGGAAAAAGCGCTGGTGGTGTTCGTGACCCTGCTGGGCTTGTTCAGCCTGGTCTGGGGTTACCGGCGGCACGGTGCGCTGCGTGCGCTGGCGTTCCTGATTCCTGGCCTGGTCGCGTTGTGGGCCGGCGTGCTGTACGACCCGCTGCACCACAACGCAGTGCCGCATGCGGTGGTGATGACACTGGGCGGGCTGCTGGTCGGCATCGCGCATCTGGTCAATCTGCGCCTGAATCACGGACACGTACATGACGCCAGCTGCGCGCACTAG
- the ubiM gene encoding 5-demethoxyubiquinol-8 5-hydroxylase UbiM, with translation MRRMDVVVVGAGPAGLCFARALAATGLQVGLVEAQPRQALAEAAFDGREIALTHASRQSLERLGLWQRLPETEVAELRDARVMNGGSPFALTFASSQVDGQPLGWLVPNHLIRRAAWQTVQGQDGLELFDGRKVQAVRADSQGHVVRLDDGSELHARLLVCADSRFSGTRRMLGIGAQMRDFGKSMLVCRMQVERDHHHTAWEWFGYGRTMALLPLNEGQASAVITLPPRQIEELLAMDEIAFGDAISGFFEHRLGRMQPVATPQAYPLVGVYAHRFVGERSALIGDAAVGMHPVTAHGFNLGLASAQRLAQGIAEQQRRGADIAAAGVLGSYQRGHRLAARPLYEATNAIASLYTDDRRPARLLRAAGLRVAQGVAPFRQLIAAHLTQRVA, from the coding sequence ATGCGCAGGATGGACGTGGTGGTGGTCGGTGCCGGGCCGGCCGGGTTGTGCTTTGCGCGCGCACTGGCTGCTACCGGCCTGCAGGTCGGGCTGGTCGAGGCGCAGCCGCGCCAGGCCTTGGCCGAGGCCGCCTTCGATGGCCGTGAAATCGCCCTGACCCATGCGTCGCGGCAGAGCCTGGAACGGCTTGGCCTGTGGCAACGCCTGCCCGAGACCGAGGTTGCCGAGCTGCGCGATGCGCGGGTGATGAACGGCGGGTCGCCATTCGCGCTGACCTTCGCCAGCAGCCAGGTCGACGGCCAGCCGCTGGGCTGGCTGGTGCCCAACCATCTGATCCGCCGCGCGGCCTGGCAGACAGTGCAGGGCCAGGACGGGCTGGAGCTGTTCGATGGTCGCAAGGTGCAAGCGGTGCGCGCCGACAGCCAGGGCCACGTGGTGCGCCTGGATGATGGCAGCGAACTGCACGCGCGCCTGCTGGTGTGCGCCGACAGCCGCTTCTCCGGCACCCGCCGCATGCTTGGCATCGGTGCGCAGATGCGTGACTTCGGCAAGTCGATGCTGGTCTGCAGGATGCAGGTCGAGCGCGATCATCACCACACGGCGTGGGAGTGGTTCGGCTATGGCCGCACGATGGCGCTGCTGCCGCTCAACGAAGGCCAGGCATCGGCGGTGATCACCCTGCCGCCGCGGCAGATCGAAGAACTGCTGGCGATGGATGAGATTGCGTTCGGGGACGCCATCAGCGGTTTCTTCGAGCATCGGCTGGGGCGCATGCAGCCGGTGGCGACGCCGCAGGCTTATCCCCTTGTCGGGGTATATGCGCACCGCTTCGTGGGCGAACGTTCGGCTCTGATCGGCGATGCAGCGGTGGGCATGCACCCGGTCACCGCGCATGGTTTCAACCTGGGCCTGGCCAGTGCGCAGCGGCTGGCGCAGGGCATCGCCGAGCAGCAGCGGCGCGGGGCGGACATCGCCGCCGCCGGCGTGCTGGGCAGCTACCAGCGCGGACATCGGCTGGCGGCGCGGCCGCTGTATGAAGCGACCAATGCGATTGCCAGCCTGTATACCGACGACCGCCGGCCGGCGCGTCTGTTGCGTGCTGCCGGGTTGCGTGTGGCGCAGGGAGTGGCGCCGTTCCGGCAGCTGATTGCCGCCCACCTGACCCAGCGCGTGGCCTGA